One Oryza brachyantha chromosome 3, ObraRS2, whole genome shotgun sequence DNA segment encodes these proteins:
- the LOC102701437 gene encoding protein NO VEIN isoform X2, with amino-acid sequence MIPKLSSEEIIKWLQKFMDSSKKKITVENFLDYLAEQNSISGKENLGVRIQSLRLHISFLRQARRTEVSAVKIQGTSSGSCDNSHEKDLVKNRKFHLSKQALDERFSAITSRIKKLPGINKHIRFDSTDDETDGNSSSECDAVENSNSKHGCAAIDNKDVDKRVSSCPYPSKTEEMERLGLKSEVSKKPPLDSNKVKESGKKGYMREKRKSEENRSPSSMCKQPKKKQKVQMQKQELLPNCSLNIGKLEKFITTWKEACHEHPVEQVLELLANYYVETPKEKKKIIKFFSKYPGIGFLNVAVRAMGCGLLDSLYDAINVFNENKSSSSIADTTTELMEVEPPPSKKKSKCVAKEANDSNDGSKDPGFSVTTDDVIGGITEFFESNHGVSRADALQGGKSTFLRMLINCETFITAKFSASQFSALGHGTFLEFLGKHEQHLPPKLSPFLKEGKFVPSSVEVSVLQQQIEVLLCQAEGNWLEDGGFSEDSFSMLLKRQFPTIGFDIVQNKSGEGLLESIERRRKNIQTNNIMFSMSLLEKRWSGIVQGNHDTVDGLMNDVQQSCSVTVSSQEAIKCLLKAPMLSDLLAWSHWDLLFAPSLGSFIHWLLNTGPVQDLACIVTTDGRFIRVDPSATIDQYLEGIIQCSPFQVAAKLLSLLHIYNGSTNTPISLLKCYAQRAIGIIMDNGNDLLNTNSEGKSFSARNIRSDMPTDVHDTVHLVAKFILDCLGHLPSEFRSLAADILLAGLRTITKNCYSAILHEATETGQLCMLHDIGLSLGVAEWAEDCRRLCLTDEIHAKAEIHASSRYPSDASGVATCENNLLNATDVDITNERGKSLSGKENQIVAVSKNQNILNLVTTKLDTAESNANQSPTMGEVKLEEATQVIETIRREEFGLDQSLSYTDNSLLKKQHARLGRALHCLSQELYSQDSHLLLELVQNADDNTYLEGVEPTLAFILQDNGIVVLNNESGFSAENIRALCDVGNSTKKGSNQGYIGNKGIGFKSVFRVTDAPEIHSNGFHVKFDITEGQIGFVLPTAVAPYNTYSVSRMLSVEDDKNSPSFWNTCIVLPFRAKFREGTGMHSIASMFSDLHPSLLLFLHRLKCIKFKNMMNDTLLVMRRKALGNGIVRISHGNDIMSWLVVSKKLQGTIVRHDVCSTEIAVAFTLQETQKGEYEPYLKLQPVFAYLPLRNYGLKFIVQGDFVLPSSREEVDADNAWNQWLLSEFPSLFVSAQESFCALPFFQSCPGKAVTTFMSFVPLVGEVHGFFCQLPHLILSKLRLTRCLVLEGSSLQWVYPCNTLRGWDEQTRILFSDSLLQEHLGLGYLSKDIIISDTLSRALGIHDYGPKVLIDIMSSICGVDGCIESLGLEWLCAWFIALHLSLMYHSSRNPSSTASPEDLLCALRKIPCIPLSNGSFSSIADGPIWLPYDVLNSKPDSKSSMLNFPVLYSNLRIINPQLLSVSGQNKYLTEEMRANDLMDILLKMGLRKLSGHDIIKNHILVSLSSDTEANMANTMMIEYVSFVMLHFQSPCASCNFEKEEIMSELRRRPILLTNHGYKCPSDEPIHFSKEYGNSVDISKLLLNVEIKWIEIDSCYLMNRRSDSLPPLELKKWRQFFEEMGVTDFVQVVKVEKNISQAGSFVAGRLSQGHNSGAYCTVYDWESPELASILSTFSSKECRENCVYLLEVLDKFWDAHYSAKAKIHTDVTHSGETIAVESSFMNSIQSLKWIASAMDEDLHYPTDLFYNTEDVSSILGSVAPYAVPQICSRSLAKDIGFKMKVSYSDALMILKSWIASQNPFTASMDQMFKFYTFVSEGFAAATIDIKQEFLSCFSIFTPLKRARSSDPVAGKFLSPKDLYWHDPTGCSEIITEKAISMKMSMFPRRMLSSTYPSLCEFFTEACGVPKVPKTSDYVDILLGLSNAALPSQVTNQVFRVFARWANDLHSANGNMNDILFLKGSLQKLETTILPTLGDKWVSLHPSFGLVCWVDDNELKQHVEDYNGVDFIQFGELSYEDNQMLYGRLAALMKSLGIPALSKVVYREAIFYGTMDNREKVTLISLLLSYMQRYIYKMHRDTYINFQQNEITKLINLQVIIVEKLFHKYKLKGRESSSNRRFKCNCLLQGNILYATQEADSHSLFLELSRLFFDGSADLHFANFLHMVKTMADSGTTAEQIESFIVNNQNVPDLPEQEAVWSFSSLVMADQDVDCQKTECPSVCDSKKTEFRSTCELNISKYQRMSGVASSWPPNDWRTAPDFITSHNNQYASVQETNLNNGVPSLDLTKVAECENSGYVWGPVELEGDWITEEDLGSENTVLAERIVATGDEPHMMMSNNSANVPTYLDLETGSSANSVVDIELTEFNDKLANVSKQRDRLCIKAPDTNEVLQTGRRGEAAAHQYFVDIFGSNNVRWVNQDSETGLPYDIVITHKEGFTEYVEVKATKYCTKEWFHITSREWQFALEKGDSSSIAYVVFSGTKKARFLILKNPYKLCQQKSLHLALVMSESVMAQQRGETKRRYFEGNSDLQTEVNR; translated from the exons ATGATACCTAAGCTTAGTAGCGAGGAGATTATAAAATGGCTTCAGAAGTTTATGGATAGctctaaaaagaaaattacagtGGAAAACTTCTTGGATTATCTTGCAGAGCAAAATTCAATCTCTGGAAAGGAAAACCTCGGTGTACGGATACAGAGCTTGag GTTGCATATTTCCTTTCTCCGGCAGGCTAGGAGAACTGAAGTGTCTGCTGTTAAAATTCAAGGCACCTCCAGTGGCTCATGTGATAATAGTCATGAGAAGGATTTggtgaaaaatagaaaatttcatTTGAGCAAACAGGCATTGGACGAGAGGTTCAGTGCTATAACTAGTCGTATTAAGAAATTACCAGGTATCAATAAGCATATCCGTTTTGATTCAACCGATGATGAAACTGATGGCAATTCTAGCTCCGAGTGCGATGCAGTTGAGAACAGCAATAGTAAACATGGTTGTGCTGCTATTGATAACAAGGATGTTGATAAGCGTGTTAGTAGCTGTCCGTATCCTTCAAAAACAGAAGAAATGGAACGCCTTGGCTTGAAGTCTGAAGTGAGTAAAAAGCCACCTTTGGATAGTAACAAGGTAAAAGAGAGTGGCAAAAAGGGTTAcatgagagaaaaaaggaaatctGAAGAAAATAGGAGCCCCAGCTCCATGTGCAAGCAGCCGAAGAAGAAGCAAAAGGTGCAAATGCAAAAACAGGAGTTATTACCTAACTGCTCCCTGAATATAGGAAAGTTAGAGAAATTCATAACCACCTGGAAAGAAGCATGCCATGAACATCCAGTTGAACAG GTTTTGGAGTTGTTAGCAAATTACTATGTGGAAACAccaaaggagaagaagaaaataataaagtttTTCTCCAAATACCCTGGCATTGGCTTCCTAAATGTTGCT GTTAGAGCGATGGGATGTGGACTGTTGGATAGTCTTTATGACGCGATCAATGTCTTTAATGAGAATAAATCATCATCAAGTATTGCTGACACCACCACTGAGCTTATGGAAGTTGAGCCCCCACCaagtaaaaagaaatcaaaatgTGTTGCAAAAGAAGCCAATGATAGCAATGATGGCAGCAAGGATCCTGGattca GTGTCACCACTGATGATGTTATCGGGGGAATtactgaattttttgagtccaATCATGGAGTGTCCAGAGCCGATGCTTTGCAAGGGGGAAAATCTACATTCCTGAGAATGCTTATCAACTGTGAAACATTCATAACTGCTAAATTTTCAGCCAGCCAATTTAGCGCTCTTGGCCATGGTACTTTCCTCGAGTTTTTGGGGAAACATGAGCAACATTTACCCCCGAAGTTGAGCCCTTTCTTGAAAGAGGGAAAGTTTGTTCCTTCATCGGTGGAAGTTTCTGTACTGCAGCAACAGATTGAAGTTTTACTCTGCCAAGCTGAGGGTAACTGGCTTGAAGATGGCGGTTTTTCAGAGGATAGTTTCTCTATGCTTCTTAAAAGGCAATTTCCAACTATTGGCTTTGATATTGTGCAAAACAAATCTGGAGAAGGACTTCTCGAGTCTATAGAGAGACGAAGGAAAAACATACAAACAAATAACATCATGTTTTCTATGTCTTTGTTGGAGAAACGGTGGTCTGGAATTGTTCAAGGTAACCATGATACTGTTGATGGGCTAATGAATGATGTTCAACAATCTTGTTCTGTTACAGTCTCATCACAAGAAGCAATAAAGTGTTTGCTTAAGGCTCCAATGCTTTCAGATCTACTTGCTTGGTCACATTGGGATTTGTTGTTTGCTCCCTCTCTAGGCTCCTTCATACACTGGTTGCTGAATACAGGTCCAGTTCAAGATCTAGCTTGCATTGTGACCACGGATGGTAGGTTTATTAGAGTCGATCCATCTGCTACGATTGACCAATATTTAGAAGGCATTATTCAATGTTCACCATTTCAAGTGGCAGCGAAGCTGCTTTCCTTGCTACACATTTATAATGGTTCTACTAACACTCCAATTTCCTTGTTGAAATGTTATGCGCAACGAGCAATAGGTATCATAATGGACAACGGCAATGATTTGCTGAACACTAATTCTGAAGGTAAATCCTTTAGTGCAAGGAACATTAGGTCTGATATGCCAACTGATGTTCATGACACTGTTCATCTGGTTGCCAAATTTATACTTGACTGTCTTGGTCATCTACCTTCTGAATTCCGGAGTCTTGCAGCAGATATATTATTGGCAGGACTTCGAACTATTACAAAGAATTGTTATTCAGCCATCTTGCATGAAGCCACTGAAACTGGGCAGCTGTGCATGCTTCATGATATTGGGTTGTCACTTGGTGTAGCAGAATGGGCTGAAGATTGTCGTAGATTATGTTTGACTGACGAAATTCATGCAAAGGCAGAGATACATGCTTCTTCTAGGTACCCATCAGATGCATCTGGAGTTGCTACATGTGAAAACAACTTGCTTAATGCTACTGATGTTGATATAACAAATGAGAGGGGCAAGTCATTGTCTGGCAAGGAGAATCAAATTGTTGCTGTAagtaaaaaccaaaatatattaaatcttGTCACAACAAAGCTTGATACTGCAGAATCCAACGCTAACCAATCTCCCACGATGGGAGAAGTGAAACTTGAGGAAGCAACCCAAGTTATTGAGACCATACGCCGTgaagaatttggtttggatcAGTCCTTAAGTTACACTGATAATAGTTTGTTAAAAAAGCAGCACGCTCGACTTGGCAGAGCACTTCATTGTCTCTCACAAGAACTATACTCCCAGGATTCTCACCTACTTCTTGAGCTG GTACAGAATGCCGATGATAATACTTATCTTGAGGGTGTTGAGCCCACATTAGCATTTATTCTTCAAGACAATGGTATTGTTGTTCTCAACAATGAGAGTGGCTTCTCTGCTGAAAACATTCGAGCACTATGTGATGTTGGTAACTCAACAAAGAAAGGATCCAACCAGGGATATATTGGAAATAAGGGCATTGGATTCAAATCAGTATTTCGG GTAACTGATGCTCCAGAGATCCATTCAAATGGTTTCCACGTGAAATTTGATATTACAGAAGGTCAAATTGGTTTTGTATTGCCAACTGCAGTTGCACCTTACAATACCTATTCTGTAAGTAGAATGCTATCTGTTGAAGACGACAAGAACTCTCCTTCCTTTTGGAATACTTGCATTGTTCTTCCATTCAGAGCAAAATTTAGGGAGGGCACTGGTATGCACTCCATTGCATCTATGTTTTCAGATCTCCACCCATCTCTCCTCCTGTTCCTTCATCGACTAAAATGTATCAAGTTTAAGAACATGATGAACGATACCCTTTTGGTTATGAGAAGGAAGGCCCTTGGTAATGGCATTGTGAGAATTTCACATGGGAATGATATAATGAGTTGGTTGGTAGTTAGCAAGAAGTTACAGGGCACAATTGTACGCCATGATGTGTGCTCTACAGAGATAGCTGTGGCATTTACATTACAGGAGACTCAGAAAGGAGAGTATGAGCCTTACTTGAAGCTACAACCCGTATTTGCTTATCTACCTCTAAGGAACTATGGTCTTAAATTCATTGTTCAAGGAGATTTTGTTTTACCCTCTTCCAGAGAGGAAGTGGATGCTGATAATGCATGGAACCAGTGGTTGTTGTCTGAATTTCCTTCTTTGTTTGTCAGTGCGCAAGAATCCTTTTGTGCTCTTCCCTTCTTCCAGAGTTGCCCTGGAAAGGCTGTTACAACCTTCATGAGTTTTGTTCCTCTAGTGGGAGAAGTTCATGGGTTCTTTTGTCAGCTCCCTCACTTGATCCTTTCCAAGTTGCGTCTCACCCGCTGCCTGGTTTTAGAGGGCTCTAGTTTGCAATGGGTCTACCCATGCAACACACTTCGCGGTTGGGATGAACAGACTAGAATATTGTTTTCTGATAGCTTACTTCAGGAGCATCTTGGTCTTGGATACCTATCAAAAGATATAATCATATCTGATACATTATCAAGGGCCCTAGGTATTCATGACTACGGACCAAAAGTTTTGATTGATATCATGTCATCTATCTGTGGAGTTGATGGTTGTATTGAGTCACTGGGGCTGGAATGGCTATGTGCTTGGTTCATTGCTCTTCATTTATCATTGATGTACCATTCTTCTCGAAATCCTTCATCAACAGCAAGCCCTGAAGATCTTTTATGTGCTCTCAGAAAAATACCATGTATTCCACTTTCAAATGGTTCATTTAGCTCCATAGCAGATGGACCTATATGGTTGCCTTACGATGTCCTCAATTCAAAACCTGACTCCAAAAGTAGCATGCTGAACTTTCCAGTTCTATATAGTAACCTACGCATAATAAATCCTCAGCTTCTCTCTGTGTCTGGTCAAAACAAGTATCTCACAGAAGAAATGAGAGCAAATGACCTGATGGACATTCTGCTGAAAATGGGACTGCGGAAGTTATCTGGACATgacattataaaaaatcacatcctGGTGTCCTTGTCTAGTGACACAGAAGCGAATATGGCCAATACAATGATGATAGAGTATGTGAGCTTTGTAATGCTTCACTTTCAGTCTCCTTGTGCAAGCTGTAACTttgaaaaagaagagataATGTCAGAACTACGGAGGAGGCCTATCTTACTTACAAACCATGGCTACAAGTGCCCATCTGATGAACCAATTCACTTCAGTAAAGAATACGGAAATTCTGTGGACATAAGCAAGCTACTTCTGAATGTAGAAATAAAATGGATTGAAATTGATAGTTGTTATTTGATGAATCGTCGTTCAGATTCATTACCACCACTTGAACTTAAAAAATGGAGACAATTTTTTGAGGAGATGGGCGTGACAGACTTTGTTCAGGTAGTGAaagttgagaaaaatatttctcaGGCTGGTTCTTTTGTCGCAGGAAGACTTTCTCAAGGTCATAATTCTGGAGCATACTGCACTGTGTATGACTGGGAGTCACCAGAATTGGCTAGTATTTTGTCAACATTTTCTTCAAAAGAATGTCGAGAAAATTGTGTGTATCTTCTGGAGGTGCTTGACAAATTCTGGGATGCTCACTATAGTGCAAAAGCTAAAATCCACACAGATGTGACACATTCTGGTGAAACCATAGCAGTTGAATCGTCCTTTATGAATTCTATTCAGAGCTTGAAATGGATAGCATCAGCTATGGATGAGGACCTTCATTATCCAacagatttattttataatacggAAGATGTGAGCTCCATTCTAGGTAGTGTGGCGCCATATGCTGTACCTCAG ATATGCAGCAGATCACTTGCGAAAGATATTGGATTCAAAATGAAGGTATCATATAGTGATGCTTTGATGATCCTCAAATCCTGGATTGCTTCACAGAACCCTTTTACTGCAAG TATGGACCAGATGTTCAAATTCTACACCTTTGTGTCAGAAGGTTTTGCCGCTGCAACTATTGACATTAAACAGGAATTTTTGTCTTGCTTCTCTATATTTACACCACTAAAGCGTGCTCGATCTAGTGATCCTGTTGCTGGAAAATTCTTGTCCCCAAAAGACCTATATTGGCATGACCCAACAGGCTGTTCTGAAATAATAACAGAGAAAGCCATTTCAATGAAGATGAGTATGTTCCCGAGAAGGATGCTATCTTCAACCTATCCCAGCCTTTGTGAATTCTTTACTGAGGCATGTGGTGTACCAAAGGTTCCAAAGACATCAGATTATGTTGATATACTGTTGGGGCTGTCGAATGCTGCATTACCTTCACAAGTCACTAATCAG GTCTTCCGTGTGTTTGCAAGGTGGGCTAATGATCTCCATTCTGCAAATGGCAACATGAACGATATATTGTTCTTGAAAGGATCTCTTCAAAAGTTGGAGACGACAATACTGCCAACCTTGGGTGATAAATGGGTCTCTCTGCATCCTTCTTTTGGCCTTGTTTGCTGGGTAGATGATAATGAGTTGAAGCAACACGTTGAGGACTACAATGGTGTTGACTTCATACAATTTGGAGAACTTTCTTATGAGGACAATCAAATGTTGTATGGGAGACTTGCTGCATTGATGAAAAGCCTAGGTATCCCTGCACTTTCTAAG GTTGTTTATCGTGAAGCAATATTTTATGGTACAATGGACAACAGAGAAAAGGTTACATTAATCTCTTTGCTATTATCATATATGCAACGCTACATCTATAAGATGCATagagatacatatataaactttcaACAAAATGAGATCACAAAGCTTATCAATCTCCAAGTTATTATCGTTGAGAAGTTATTCCACAAGTATAAGCTGAAAGGACGTGAGAGTTCTTCTAACAGAAGATTCAAATGCAATTGTCTATTGCAG GGAAATATTCTATATGCTACACAAGAAGCTGATTCACATTCACTTTTTCTGGAGCTGTCTAGACTTTTCTTTGATGGATCTGCTGATCTGCACTTCGCAAACTTTCTGCACATGGTCAAAACCATGGCAGATTCGGGCACCACAGCTGAACAAATAGAGTCTTTTATCGTCAATAATCAGAATGTCCCTGATTTGCCTGAGCAGGAAGCTGTTTGGTCCTTTTCTTCCTTGGTCATGGCCGACCAAGATGTTGATTGCCAAAAAACTGAATGCCCATCTGTATGTGACAgtaaaaaaactgaatttcGATCTACGTGTGAACTTAATATTTCCAAGTATCAAAGAATGTCGGGAGTTGCTTCAAGTTGGCCACCTAATGATTGGAGAACAGCTCCAGATTTCATAACATCTCACAATAACCAGTATGCATCAGTTCAGGAGACAAACTTGAACAATGGTGTACCATCGTTAGACTTAACCAAGGTTGCTGAGTGTGAAAACTCAGGATATGTTTGGGGTCCTGTTGAGCTTGAAGGGGATTGGATTACAGAAGAGGATTTGGGGTCAGAAAATACAGTGCTTGCAGAACGTATAGTGGCAACTGGCGATGAGCCTCATATGATGATGTCGAATAACTCTGCCAATGTGCCGACTTATTTGGATTTGGAAACTGGAAGTTCAGCAAACTCAGTTGTGGATATTGAGCTAACAGAATTCAATGATAAACTGGCCAATGTTTCAAAACAGAGGGATAGGCTCTGCATAAAGGCTCCAGACACAAACGAGGTGTTGCAAACTGGCAGGCGTGGCGAAGCTGCAGCCCACCAATattttgttgatatttttgggtccAATAATGTCAGGTGGGTGAATCAAGATAGTGAAACGGGATTGCCTTATGACATTGTTATCACGCACAAAGAGGGTTTCACGGAGTATGTGGAAGTGAAGGCAACAAAATATTGTACCAAAGAATGGTTCCACATTACATCGAGGGAATGGCAGTTTGCATTAGAGAAAGGGGATTCATCAAGTATTGCCTATGTTGTGTTTTCAGGTACAAAGAAGGCAAGATTTCTCATTTTGAAGAACCCATACAAGCTTTGTCAGCAGAAATCATTGCACCTTGCCCTCGTAATGTCAGAGAGCGTAATGGCGCAACAGCGTGGTGAAACAAAACGCCGTTACTTTGAAGGCAACTCTGATTTGCAAACTGAGGTTAACCGTTGA